In Homo sapiens chromosome 1 genomic patch of type FIX, GRCh38.p14 PATCHES HG1342_HG2282_PATCH, the following are encoded in one genomic region:
- the PRAMEF22 gene encoding PRAME family member 22 — protein MSFQAPRRLLELAGQSLLRDQALAISVLDELPRELFPPLFVEAFTSRRCEVLKVMVQAWPFPCLPLGSLMKTPDLEILHYVVDGIDCLLAQKVRPRRWKLQVLEMRDVDENFWTIWSGARPLSCSPEAMSKRQTVEDCPRTGEKQPLKVFMDVCLKEKFMDEDLSFFSGWVQHRRGSVHLCCTKVVNYSMSILNFRNILETVYPDSIQVLEIWNMCWLCMIVEFSRYLSQMRNLRKLFISDGCRYLLSSDSQEQLVAEFSSVLLRLENLQMLYVRRVCFFRGHLDQLIRCLRSPLETLALTYGFLEEEDLKCLPRYPSLSQLKQLNLSHGALRFIRLEPLRALLEKVAATLQTLFLVDCGIGYSKLRVILPALSRCSNLTTFCFHGNDTSMDALKDLLRHTGRLSNLSLETYPAPRESLDNRGRVILELLTPLQAELMRILREVREPKRIFFGPVSCPCCGTSPTEQLEFNFCLWGRPA, from the exons ATGAGCTTCCAGGCCCCACGCAGACTCCTGGAGCTGGCAGGGCAGAGCCTGCTGAGGGACCAGGCCTTGGCCATCTCCGTCCTGGATGAGCTGCCCAGGGAGCTCTTCCCCCCACTGTTCGTGGAGGCCTTCACTAGCAGACGCTGCGAGGTTCTGAAGGTGATGGTGCAGGCCTGGcccttcccctgcctccctctgggGTCCCTGATGAAGACGCCTGATCTGGAGATCTTACATTATGTAGTGGATGGGATTGATTGCCTGCTTGCCCAAAAGGTTCGCCCCAG GAGGTGGAAACTTCAAGTGCTGGAAATGCGGGATGTTGATGAGAATTTTTGGACCATATGGTCTGGAGCCAGGCCCCTGTCCTGCTCCCCAGAGGCCATGAGTAAGAGACAGACAGTGGAGGACTGTCCAAGGACAGGAGAGAAGCAGCCCTTGAAGGTGTTCATGGATGTTTGCCTCAAGGAAAAATTCATGGATGAAGATCTGAGCTTCTTCTCTGGGTGGGTGCAGCACAGAAGAGGTTCAGTACACCTGTGCTGTACTAAGGTGGTGAATTATTCAATGAGCATTCTAAATTTCAGAAACATATTGGAAACAGTATACCCAGACAGTATCCAAGTGTTGGAAATTTGGAACATGTGCTGGCTGTGTATGATAGTAGAGTTTAGCCGTTACCTGAGCCAGATGAGGAATCTTCGCAAACTCTTCATCTCCGATGGCTGTCGTTACCTGCTAAGCTCTGACAGCCAAGAACAGTTAGTTGCTGAATTCAGCTCTGTGCTCCTCAGGCTGGAGAACCTCCAGATGCTTTATGTAAGAAGGGTCTGCTTCTTCAGAGGCCACCTGGACCAGCTGATCAG GTGCCTCAGGAGCCCGTTGGAGACATTGGCATTAACTTATGGCTTCCTAGAAGAAGAGGACTTGAAATGCCTGCCCCGGTACCCAAGTCTCAGTCAACTGAAGCAGCTGAATCTGAGTCATGGTGCACTGCGCTTCATCCGTCTTGAGCCCCTCCGAGCTCTGCTAGAGAAAGTTGCTGCCACTCTTCAGACCCTCTTCTTAGTGGACTGTGGGATTGGGTACTCCAAACTCAGGGTCATCCTGCCTGCCCTGAGCCGCTGCTCCAACCTCACCACTTTCTGTTTTCACGGCAATGACACGTCCATGGATGCTCTGAAGGACCTGCTGCGCCACACAGGCAGGCTGAGCAATTTGAGCCTGGAAACATATCCTGCCCCTCGGGAGAGTCTTGACAACAGGGGTCGTGTCATTTTGGAGCTCCTCACCCCACTTCAGGCTGAGCTGATGCGTATACTGAGGGAAGTAAGGGAGCCCAAAAGGATCTTCTTTGGTCCGGTGTCCTGCCCTTGCTGTGGCACTTCGCCCACTGAGCAACTGGAGTTCAATTTTTGCTTGTGGGGAAGGCCTGCCTAG